A single genomic interval of Thermococcus sp. harbors:
- a CDS encoding MBL fold metallo-hydrolase — MPELVPVEIPPSTVMLKGLDWDSNIYLVRSGREALIVDTGTGKRVRDYIGLLAGEGYLDGLRKVVVFNTHEHFDHIGGNLAFKSLLEGLGIKVSFAAHRIVAEVIERGLSRIILDYAYGERFKPHEVHAKLEDGDELKVGKLRLKVVHTPGHTAGSTCLYLDGETKLMFTGDTVFNGTVGRTDLPTGSGEELRKSLERLAGFEVDFGLPGHGWVIKDWKGNLKRVMP, encoded by the coding sequence ATGCCCGAGCTGGTGCCGGTGGAGATACCTCCCAGCACCGTGATGCTAAAGGGACTTGATTGGGACTCCAACATCTATCTGGTTAGGAGTGGCCGGGAAGCCCTGATAGTGGACACCGGGACGGGGAAGAGAGTCAGGGACTACATCGGACTTTTAGCGGGAGAGGGCTACCTCGATGGCCTCAGGAAAGTGGTGGTATTCAACACCCACGAGCACTTCGACCACATCGGGGGCAACCTGGCCTTCAAAAGCCTCCTTGAAGGCCTTGGAATTAAGGTCTCCTTCGCCGCACACAGGATAGTTGCTGAAGTCATTGAACGGGGCCTCTCAAGGATAATCCTCGACTACGCCTACGGGGAACGCTTTAAGCCCCATGAAGTCCACGCCAAGCTGGAGGACGGGGACGAGCTGAAGGTGGGAAAGCTGAGGCTGAAGGTGGTTCACACGCCCGGACACACCGCCGGGAGTACCTGTCTCTACCTCGACGGGGAGACCAAACTGATGTTCACCGGAGATACGGTCTTCAACGGAACCGTTGGAAGAACCGACCTCCCGACGGGAAGCGGGGAAGAGCTCAGAAAGAGCCTTGAGAGGCTTGCCGGTTTCGAGGTGGACTTTGGTCTCCCGGGCCATGGCTGGGTTATAAAGGACTGGAAGGGGAACCTCAAGAGGGTGATGCCGTGA
- a CDS encoding dicarboxylate/amino acid:cation symporter gives MGKSLWRRYLDYPVLWKILWGLILGAIFGLIAGHYGYAGVVKTYVKPFGDLFVRLLKMLVMPIVLASLVVGAASISPARLGRVGLKIVLYYLLTSAMAVLFGLIVGRAFRVGTGIHLGTGTGKAIEAKPPSLVQTLLNIVPTNPFASLAKGEVLPVIFFAIILGIAITYLINKNDKRLKEAGTTLLRFFDGLAEAMYIIVAGVMQYAPIGVFALIAYVMAEQGVKVIGPLAKVVLAVYVGLTLQIVLVYFVLLKIFGIDPIKFIKKAKDAMLTAFVTRSSSGTLPVTMRVAEEEMGIDKGIYSFTLPLGATINMDGTALYQGVTVLFVANAIGHPLTLGQQLVVVLTAVLASIGTAGVPGAGAIMLAMVLQSVGLNLTAGSPVALAYAMILGIDAILDMGRTMVNVTGDLTGTTIVAKTEGELDESKWV, from the coding sequence ATGGGCAAGAGCCTATGGAGGCGATATCTGGACTACCCAGTCCTCTGGAAAATCCTCTGGGGTCTGATTCTTGGTGCAATCTTCGGCCTGATAGCCGGGCACTACGGCTATGCCGGTGTCGTTAAGACTTACGTAAAGCCCTTCGGTGACCTCTTTGTGCGCCTGTTGAAGATGCTGGTGATGCCGATAGTCCTTGCATCTCTAGTAGTCGGTGCTGCCAGCATAAGCCCCGCAAGGCTTGGAAGGGTTGGCCTCAAGATAGTGCTCTACTACCTCCTAACTTCGGCGATGGCGGTTCTCTTCGGCCTTATAGTGGGCAGGGCCTTCAGGGTCGGCACGGGAATACACCTCGGAACGGGAACGGGAAAGGCAATAGAGGCAAAACCGCCGTCACTCGTCCAGACACTGCTCAACATAGTTCCAACGAACCCATTCGCTTCGCTTGCCAAGGGTGAAGTCCTACCGGTCATATTCTTCGCGATAATCCTTGGAATCGCGATAACGTACCTCATAAACAAGAACGACAAAAGGCTTAAGGAAGCTGGCACGACGCTCCTCAGGTTCTTTGACGGCCTTGCCGAGGCGATGTACATTATAGTTGCGGGGGTTATGCAGTACGCACCAATAGGTGTCTTCGCCCTCATAGCCTACGTTATGGCAGAGCAGGGAGTCAAGGTCATAGGCCCGCTGGCGAAAGTGGTTCTGGCGGTTTACGTCGGTCTAACACTCCAGATTGTCCTGGTCTACTTCGTCCTGCTCAAAATCTTTGGGATAGACCCGATAAAGTTCATCAAGAAGGCCAAGGATGCCATGCTCACAGCCTTCGTCACGAGGAGCTCAAGCGGAACACTGCCGGTAACCATGCGCGTTGCCGAGGAGGAGATGGGCATCGACAAGGGCATCTACTCCTTCACCCTGCCCCTCGGGGCAACGATAAACATGGACGGAACGGCGCTCTACCAGGGTGTGACTGTTCTCTTCGTGGCGAACGCCATAGGCCACCCGCTAACGCTCGGTCAGCAACTCGTTGTCGTCCTTACGGCGGTTCTGGCATCGATAGGAACCGCTGGCGTTCCCGGTGCAGGAGCGATAATGCTCGCGATGGTTCTCCAGAGTGTCGGCCTCAACCTCACCGCAGGAAGCCCGGTGGCTTTGGCTTACGCCATGATTCTTGGAATAGACGCTATACTCGACATGGGAAGGACAATGGTGAACGTCACCGGCGACCTCACGGGAACGACGATAGTTGCAAAGACCGAGGGCGAGCTGGACGAGTCCAAGTGGGTCTAA